In the genome of Equus caballus isolate H_3958 breed thoroughbred chromosome 3, TB-T2T, whole genome shotgun sequence, the window TCCCCTAGGTCACATTTAAGAGGTGAACAGAGAACGAGCCTGCCAAGGAGACTGAGAAGTGACCAGAGAGAAGGAAGCACAGTAGGTGTGGTATGTCACTTTAGTCACACCAGAAGAGTGGTTAGAGGAAGGGATGTCCATAGTGGTAAATGCTGCTGAGGAGTCAGAAATGATAACTAAAAAGTGTTTTTTGGATTAGCAACATGTAGGTCATTGGTGTCCTTGGTGAAGGCTATTTCTAAGGAGCGATGGGGTAGAAGTCAGATTGCAGAGGGATAAAGAGTGGGACTCAGTGTGTAGAAGCAACTCTTACAAGATTTTTGGCCATCAAGCAAAACTGTAAGGCTGGAAAAGGATAAAGAATAGAGAGAAGGTTGAATTTTAAATAGGAGATGGGTATGAACATGCTAAAATATCCATGAGAAAGTTAATGGGTGAAACTGAGGACAGcgtggtaagtgaaataagccagtcacaaaaagacaaacactgtatgatcccacttattgAAGTATTTAAGATTAGTCAAGATCATAgagttgtcaggggctgggggaaggaggtcATGAGGAATTATTGTTTATTGGGTATGGTTTCAGTTTTAccagatgaaaagagttatggaaatggatggtggtgatggttgcacaacattctgaatgtatttaataccactgaactgtatacttaaaaatggctaagatggtaaattttatgtgtattttaccacacaGAAAAAAGCCatgagccggcccggtggcgcagcggttaagttctcatgttctgcttctcggcggccccgggtttgccggttcggatcccaggttcggacatggcactgcttggcacgccatgctgtgacaggcgtcccacatataaagtagaggaagatgggcacaaatgttggctcagggccagtcttcctcagcaaaaagaggaggattggcagtagttagctcagggctaatcttcctcaaaacaaaagaaaacaaaacaaaacaaaaaaccccctgGAAAATGAGGGGGTGCTAATGGTGTGGGTGAGGTTGGAAATATGAGAGGGAGAGTTAAATGGAGCAGTCCTTAAAAAGCCCAGGAGAGGGAATTAGGTGCACTGTAGAGGAATTTAGACAATAGGGAGGCTTCCGCCATTGTAACAGCGGGGAGAGGGAAGGATAGGTGTCCTTAGAGGAAGGTCTGTGGCAGAGGCTTGAGGGAGTTCGCTTATGCTGGCCGTTTGCTGGGGTTAGGGAGATTATTTACTGACAGCTGAGGGGGATAATGCAGTTGGAAGTTCGAGGTGAGTGAAAAGTCTTGAAATGGTCACAGAAGAGAGCGAGAAAGTGAACCAGAGAGGACTAATGATCTGTGAGGCTGGAGGCACTGCAGCTTTTTCTGAAGTTGTTCCCTTCATTGATGTCAAATATGAAATCAGATGAATAGAACAATATTTAATTTGTCCCTTTAGCATAATCCTCTTGTAGAAATTAACAAAGCAATGCTGTAACACTGGGACCTGTTCTGTTGTTAAACCTGGACTTAAAGGGCATTGGCTTATCCGGACAATTCCAAGCAAATTTAGAAACTGTTGGTGTCTAAGAGGAACACAGACCCAGAGAACAATACACCTAGCACACTTGGCCACACAACTTGACCAGGGCTGACTCATGTTTTATCAAGTCTGAGCATAGGGATGTTTGCTCTCAGGAATGAGCTAAACGAAGACCActtggcttttctccaattggGGAATTCCAAGGATGCTGGAAGCATATGGATGAggttacagtagtccccccttatccacggggGATGTGttctaagacccccagtggatgcctgaaaccacagatagtaccaaaccatatgtatatactatgttttctCCAATACTGTACATgcacacctatgataaagtttaatttgtaaattaggcacagtaagagattaacagtaATAAAGAACAATTACAATATACTATAAAAAAAGtcatgtgaatgtggtctctcaaAATCTTATTGTATGTACTCacccttcttgtgatgatgtgaaatgataaaatgcctctgtgatgagatgaagtgaggtgaatggcTTAGGCATTGTGATGGAGCGTTACACTACCATTGACCTGACCATACAGAGGATCGTCTGCTTCTGAACTGCAGTTGACCACGAgtaactgaaacctcagaaagTGAAACCGCGGATGAGAGGGGACAACTGTGTAACAGAACAGTTGTAAAGACTCACCAAATGTGTACTAGTACTTCCAGAAGAGTTCCATCTAAACACCCACCCACCCATACACACCTTCCTGTGGGAGAATCTGGCTGTAGTCCTGGGCTATAAGGATGCACTGAAGAAAGATCTGCCCCCCAACCACCTCTGCCTACATCACTAAAGCACAGGCAGTGTGTCTCATCTGAGCAGCTGGCATCTCAGCCAGCCACTACTCTCAGGCTTCACCTATTAGTCTTTTCCTCCACCTACTATCCCCTATTTTACAATTAGAACTATTATGGAGAAGCCCTTGCTCTGCTGAATACTAATGCCAGATCAGTTTCTAAGCCAAGGCAGAAGCATCCAACAATGGGTTAGAGAAATAGAGGGCATAAGGTAGGAGTGTGACAAATACCCTCCAAGCAGATCTCCACCTGGCCTCTAACTTCCCACTAGGTGTTTGAAACTATTCTGGGGAAGCCCTGTCCCACTCAGGATTAGGAAAGCAGGGTACTGGAGCCCCTACCATCAGCCCCTCAGGTTCCCTCACCCCCAGTGTGTCATTTTGGGAAGATGCTACAATCTGAGTCAGACAACAGAATAAGGAACATTTACTCTCAAGCAGAAAAGCAGTCAGGTGGAACTGCAGGGATCTCCTAAGAACCCTGGTATCTATGTCCAGGACCAAGAGAACCATGAAGAGGGCCCCTGAAATCTACAACAGCTTGGGCAGTGTCGGAGAAGGAGAGGGGCCAGTTGCTTCTGTGTGACAGGTGACAGGCTTGGCATCATACATGCCGTGTATGACACTCATCCCTCATACTACCTGTTCTTTCCAAACCTTCGAGTTTCTCCCTAGAATTATTTTGTATAGTGCATCTAATTTATAAGAGCCAGAAGTCCTTTTTGGAATAACAAGTAGGTGTAAAAACCTACCCTTCTTCCTCTGTAATATCCCTTCAGTCCATTTCTTTGGTGTCCTCAGTACAACCAATGACATCCTGGTACTTGCTATGTGATGGGACTGATGCAATAATAATCTTCTAACCAGTTTCTCAGATGCCAGCCTTTTTCAGCTTTAATATATCCTGTACACCTCTTCTAGACCAATCCCCATCCCCCCCAAAAATCCAATTTCATCACTTCCTGTGATTTAAGCATCTATGACAATTTACTACTAAATCCAAATCCTGTTCAAACAATCAAATCTTCATTTTCTCCCTGACAAGTCTTTCTCTGCCCATGTGGCCAGGTTGCTCTCCTCACTACTCATGTGCTGTCTTTATCCTAGTGAAGTTGCTTTAGTCTTAATATTCCCTGCCCCTGGCTAGGGCACTCTTCTTGTCACTTGGAATCCCACTTTTCTCTAATAAGCAAACTCCACTCCTTCATGAAATCTTTAACCTCAGAAAACTTTCTGAAGACCAGTGACACTCTGAAGTAGCCTTCATGTTAAATAATAAACAAGAGCTGAAACAACACAGGAAGAAGACTTATTTCCAAGCcctatttttattcctttcccaAGACTAGAAAAATAGAATGTAAAGACTTTGTAATTGTTGGCATCTACCTTCTTTCTGATTAGTAAGCCAGCATCCTCTGGTTTACCAGCAGGAATAAAAGGAATGTGAGGAGCCCTCTGGCAACTGACTAGGGCCCTTGGCGTATGGAGACATCCCAACTGCTCATGTTGGAGCAGTGTCAACTCTGAAATGGAATAGTAGTATCAGGTGATGACTAGCCTATGGAATAATACGTGAATCTTCACTTATGTATGATTACTAATACCAACAACCAAAAACATGCTGCTGTTTTCTTCTTATACTCATAATGATGTCTTAGTAACATGAACCCTTCATAAGTTCAATTAACATCAATAAAGAGTACATCAACAATTGATTAGTTATGCATACAGCCAATGAATGACactcaaaaaaaccccaataaaatctgttttttatgGATAATGAACATATCTACAATCTTCCATTGGACCAAAATCTCCTTTTCTCAAGTGAGTTTCTCTGTTCTAGGGCACACTTTATCATTCCATACATAGGAACTTACTAAAAACAGTAAAAGAAGCTCTGGGGACTGATGCTTACCAAAAGGCTCAATACATTTTTACATCACTGATGTCTCAAGACAGCACAGGGTCCCAGAGGCAGCTGTGGATCATTGAGCCCTGGCAACCAAGCACTGGCAGGAATGAATATGGACTGTGAAGGAATATGGACTGCAGTAACACTGGGGTGACATTCCAGAGCCATCCATAGCAGTGAGTCTTACCTTTTTAAAAGACACTCTTGGAAGTCTCTCCCCAGGAAAATGCATTTAAACTCAAAATACTACATATACTTCATAGCCTCCCATGAAACCCATCCATTCTTAGGGGTCCAAGACCCCAGATAAGAACTGTTGATCTGGATTTCTACCAGATACCCATTTACTCCTCCTATTGACGAGTCTGAAGCACATCCCTTCTCATTTTCCTGCTCAGATTTACAGCTACTCAGTAGATAGGTTATATATGTTGTGAGAAGGTATGGTGTAGTCAGGCTGCAGCCTTGTGAGTAGTCTATACTCCTTTAATTATTGCCTTTGTTTTTAGTTATTTCAGGGTTGGTCCACAGGACTTTCAGGGAGGGGAggcattaaatttttttcttcttataagacTCCCAAGGTAGGTCGGAAGCATAGAGAAGACTACACAGTCAAGTGCCCAGAGGGGAATGTGGCAGGATTGGCAGTCGGTTGGTCTCTCTGCAGGATCTGTAATGTCAGAGAAAGGAAATCACCTGGAGGCTGGCATTGGCCCCTTCCGTTCCCAAGAGACAGATCCAGCCCTAAAACAGAAACGCCTACAAGGAAGGTCTGGGACTGGAATAGTTCTCATCACAGAAAATCCCTCTTCCAGGCCTGGTCCTAGGTAAAGTGGCCACTCTGTATCAAGGTCAAAGAGCTGAAGAGGACTCCTTTTGCCTGGGGTTTCATATTGCTCTTGCAACTTGGCTTCATCTCATTTTTGCTCCGTCACTCTGGGTACCAATGGCTTTGGGCAGGTATAAGGAAGTGTCCATTCCTATCATTTGCTCTGACTGTCCTACACACAGACACCAAGTAAGGATGGAGCAAAGGCCTTGGCAATCACTCTTgccttcaatagatgaatggcTGTAGTCCATCTAGTCCCTTAGTTGCACCTGTTTGTATTCCAAGCACTGAAAAACTTGCTCTGACAAAACTTGCCTTCTGGGATCTGGAGACAAAGCAAGGAGTTGTGACTACTGCTGGTCACTTCTGGAGCTGCCTTGAGGGTGACCATTAGAGACTTGAAACCACAATTTTCACTGAGGATCCAAACTTCAGATCACCTTTTATTTGCTTGTGGCTACTAAGGGGTCAAGGCAATGTTAGGGATGTAAAAAAATGCTGCAAGTGCCTATGAGATCAGGTTTTGTGGCAAGCTAGGGCCACCACTAATTCTCCATGATGACTTCTCCACAGGACTTGCTCAAGCACAAGCAAGGGACACACCAGTAATCAGCTGTGCACTATACACCGATTGCACCTAATGAGAAGAACAGATCACAGTCCTGCAACACAAACCTGCATACATCAAAGGTCCCAGTTGGCATTTTGGTCCAAGCTTAGCAAATCCCTTCCTGCTGTGAGATCAGGACAGAGGGGGCTAACAACACTCAGATGAGTGGTCACACCCCAAATCCAAAGCAGCAGCTTACAGGCCTCTGCTGCCTCACACCATACTCCAAACACAACAGCTGGCTTACATACCTATCCTACTtggggcctctctctctctgtgttctctCCTTACCTCTATTCTGTCACTTCCACAAGGGCTGGAGGCTGGCCCAAACACTCCTGGCCAGAGAACAGGCAAGGGCTGACACAAAGGATCCTGAGCAAGTGATTTAGCCACATTATCTAGATTAGTGTAATGATGGGGAAAACActggccaagaaaaaaaaaaaaagacggaaTTTCCAAAAGGTAAATTTCTGTGTATTCACACCTAATCTTCAGAAGTCGtgtaaacaatttttttctacCTTCCCCCATCATTTGCACAATTTTTGTCAAGTCCAAACGTAATTTAAAATGAGGTAGGTAGTTTCTCTCCACTCGTGCCTTCGTCTTTGTGGTGACTGTCGAGGCCTGTGTCAGGAAAGCACTAGTCTCCCGTGCGGGGGAGTGCCCAGGGCAGGCACCAGTGACTGCTGGAGCTTCTCAGTTGgctattttctcaatttcatccAAATCATCTGTGTCCagtctttctattttcttatctggGGGGacaaaagagaattcaaagagaGATCAACATGGGGCTACCATGGAGAGACACTTAGGAAAGGGACAGcacagcagggagagaagaaactCACAGGTGTCTGCCCCACCTAGGGACGTGCCCTGCCTCTGGCCACAGCCATCCTTCATTTAACTCCAGAGGCTTCCGGTGCCTGAGCAAGGGACACTGATGGCACAGTCAGAGCCCAGGCTGCTCAGCTGGCCAAGGGGCAACTGTCATTCGAGTCCCTGAGCCCTGACCTCTCCAGGTGTGCTCTTTGAGAATGTCCATGgtgaaggaaaggaggggaaTGTGGATAGGGACACAGGCCTCTCTCAGGGCCACAGGAAAACCCACCCTTCCCCCTGCCCCTTGGACTTGCCCCTGTAAGGACAGGGCCCCGGCAGGAGACACTCCCAGGGACTCACTAAAATGCTCCTGGATCCTGTTCAGGATGTTCATGCTGTGCTTGCTGTCGACCATGTTCACCGCCAGGCCCCTCTTGCCAAAGCGGCCAGTGCGCCCAATCCGGTGCAGGTAGGTCTCGTTGTCCGGGTTCCCGTCCTTGTCCACAGGAAGGTCAAAATTGATGACGACAGACACCTGTTCAACATCAATACCTGTGTGAAGGAGAGTTGCAGAGGAGTAAGCACAGGAGACAAAATCATTGTCGCCCAGAGTCAAGCCATGTATACCAActctgggtgggaggagggctcTGGGAGGGGCCAGCTCCGGGATTTGGGAACAAGGCAGAacccagaggaaagaaagagaactctGGCAGGACCTAACCAAATTATGCAATCAGTAAGAGAGCCTCTGCTAGATAAGGATCTGGAGAGGGTGCCCCAAGAGGAGCAGGCGCCCTTCTAAACCAGGCAGATGCCTGTTTCCTTCCACCACGTCAGGACTCCTGGCTTCTGTGAAAGTTCTTATCTGCTGAGGGAGTCCAGTGTCTCCCAGAAAAGAATGTCACCCCTCACCCGTTCTCCCCCAAACCATCTGAGCTTCCCATATCCAAGGGTTTCTCCTGCTACCCGGAGCCTGGCAGACCAGGACACGTTCTCTGCTCACCACGGGCACACACGTTGGTGGTCACCAGAACCTTCTCTTTGCCCTCTCGGAAGCGCTCAATCACTGCAGCCCTCTGCTCCACCATCATTTCACCACTCAGCAGGGCCACCTGGTGGCCTTCTTTTGAGAGCTCTGCTGCCAGCCAACTAGCTGTTTTGCGGGTCTAGAGTgaaaagaattgttttaaatgaagctacttgtaaaagaaaaaaaaagaagatacctGCGAAAAAGAGGCTTGTTGCCATTAAAATACATGAAAGTCCTGCTGAGTTCAGTCAGCAGGTTACCAATTTCTCAAACAGAATTTTAGCCACATTATTTtttttggacaaattacttaaatgATCTTAGTGTTCACCTAGGAAGAGTGTAGTTTGAGCCAAAGGTCTTCATTCCTAAATAGTCTAtattcttaatgttttaaaattatttcattggaTGTTATCTGGAGTTTTCCAAGTTATCTCTAAGAAGTGGGTTCAGAGAAGGTTCAGTTCTTCAGTCTTGCCTTTATAACTCATTACAATCTGAGGAGCATATGCCCTGGGGCAGGTGGAGGTGATTCATCATTTTCTTTATCGTCACACAGAGGGAACCTGGTCCTCCTTGGAGTTAAGGGGGAGCTGGCTGACAGGGAGGGGATAGGGCAACACTCTCCAGGGGAGCTCCTCTCCCAGCaggcctgcagctgctgctgctactCACATGGCAGAAGATCATGGCTTGAGCAATGGTGATGGCCCCGTAGAGGTTACACAAGGCCTGGAATTTCTCATCTCTGTTATTGCAAAGGACGtaatactgcttgatggtgtccaGCGTCTCCTCCTCACGCTTCAGTTTGATAATGTTAGGATCTGGGACCACTTTCTGGGCAAATTTCCACACAGAGTCTTCAAAAGTGGCAGAGAAAAGCAGCATCTGGCAGTTTCTGGGCAGCATCCTGCAAGGGAATGCTGGATGACCCCGAGTGTTCACTGGAAGGAACTGAAGCACAGCCTCCTTAGGCTTGGATGGTCTATATCCCCAGGAAGGGGGCAAATGGGAGGAGGAGAATtacagggaggaggcaggagcagaCATAGCACAGGGGCAGGGGTAGTGTTAAAGTCCTTGAGTCTCCTTCCTCAACCCAGCTGGAAGTATGATGGTCAGTGCTGACATGGAAATGGCCCATCAAACAAATGATTCTGGAAGTTGTAAAGAAGCTGGTAGGGGCAAGAAGAGGAATTTGCAGTAAAAGGAGAAGATATTGCAGATCAGGAGGCCGAGAACTTCCTCCTGCCTCAGTGTTCCTACCTCTGGATGCGGATGCTCTGATCTTGGTGGCCCTGAGTAGCTATCATCACGTCAGCCTCATCCAGAACGAACACTTTGATCTTCTTGGGGTCAATGAACTTGAGCTTGGAGCACCAGTCCAGAACGGTCCCAGGGGTTCCAATGACAATGTGCTCACTGACCTTTTGACCTCTTTCCACTGTGGAGACAAGATGTTTTCCATGGGTATCCCCATGGCAAAGCCAGATTTCCTCTCTGAAAAATTCTAAAGCTATGATGTATTTTAATGCAATTGTTTTGTTGTTTGCATTAATATTTTAAGGAAAGGTTAGGATATCACTACAGTCTTTAATggacaaacacaaaaaaacataATGCTGAAAAGATATAGTAAGGATATAAACAATGAGAAGATGAAAACCTCTTCAGCGTATTCTTTTTCATAATCTTTAATCATCCAATTCTCTTTTAAggatctgttatttttatttcttctctttcaagatcATTCCCCCAGACCAGGATTGCATTTCCTCACAAGTAGACTTTTTCTAAGTTCTCGCTCCAGTGCATTCTCCTCCTCAGCTATCTCAGTATCTACATCACACAAGTCAGCTGCCTTTACGTGACCCCTGCCCAGGTCAGCAAATAGGATTCATTTTGAAAGgttttgtcttctcaaagaaacacAGACTGTCTCTCTTCGATAAAGTATTTCCCAAGACTAGGTCTGGCCGACCATGACATGTTCTTGGCCCTGTGCAGTCTGAAATTGAGAATTTGGCTTTTAAGTTTGAATTAGATGGTACCTATTGATTCAATTTTTAGTCCTTAATTACAACCTTGACCAGACACACACAAGTCCCCTCTGGTCACAGCCAAAGTTTTGCCCAAATGTGAATTTGAGTCAATTCAAAGCTAACAAATGCTGCTTCTTACTTAACAAACCAATGATTACCCCTcacaaaaaaattattcaaaatccTCTGCCATTCTAATGCAAAtccaaattataatattttaaatgtcttatgATCATTTTCCATtaagttttattatttacttttttcttcagaACTCCAAGTTGGCATTAGGACATTGTGCGCAGAGTGGATTTCTGCAAGTCATAAAGTCACAGGTTTATGTTAAAGATCCACAGAACTTAACCAAACTTccaacaaattttaaatatcGTTAGTTTGTtgtaaaacaaatgaaagtagaaaagatgaatagagaaaaaagaataataaaaataagctcCCAGAGTTAATCGCCATGACCATTCTAGAACATTTTTGTTCTTCTaatgacattaaaaagaaattagacaACTAAAGAAATCCAGAATTTGGAACATTTTATAAGCAACTAGTCTAGTCTGTTCAAAAAGTCAAATGTAATGAGGTGGGGGAGAATGTAAGGAGACTcttccagattaaaaaaaagcttAAGAGATACAACCAAATGCAGTGCATACACATGACTCAATTTTGgttcaaaaacaaaacagccaTAAAGATACACTTTGGGGACAActggggaaaaatgaaaatggagtaaatgttagttattagAGAATCTGTTAATTTTTTTCGTTATGATAGGGTATTGTGGGTATGCTGAAGAATGTCCTTCCTATGAAATGCATGGTAAAGTATTTAGGAATAAAGAGCCACAGTGtctgaaatttactttgaaatggttcaccaaaaatacacaaatgcatacggataaagcaaatatggcaaaatgttaagtTTGCAAATCTAAATGGGGGGGCACACATGTTCACTGTATTATTTCAACTGcatatgttttgaaatttttcagaatagaaagAAGTTACCAGCTTAATGAATTCGGATCACATACTCATACTCACATTTATTGCCTCGAACAGCATAAGCTAGCTTCAGTTCAGGGTAAAATTTGCCCATCTGCTCAATCACTTTTCCCGTTTGAAGGGCGAGCTCATAAGTTGGGGAGAGGCAAAGA includes:
- the LOC100054938 gene encoding ATP-dependent RNA helicase DDX19B isoform X2, with protein sequence MATDSWALAVDEQEAAAESLSNLHLKEEKTKPDANGAVVKTSANAEKTDEEEKEDRAAQSLLNKLIRSNLVDNTNQVEVLQRDPNSPLYSVKSFEELRLKPQLLQGVYAMGFNRPSKIQENALPLMLAEPPQNLIAQSQSGTGKTAAFVLAMLSQVEPANRYPQCLCLSPTYELALQTGKVIEQMGKFYPELKLAYAVRGNKLERGQKVSEHIVIGTPGTVLDWCSKLKFIDPKKIKVFVLDEADVMIATQGHQDQSIRIQRMLPRNCQMLLFSATFEDSVWKFAQKVVPDPNIIKLKREEETLDTIKQYYVLCNNRDEKFQALCNLYGAITIAQAMIFCHTRKTASWLAAELSKEGHQVALLSGEMMVEQRAAVIERFREGKEKVLVTTNVCARGIDVEQVSVVINFDLPVDKDGNPDNETYLHRIGRTGRFGKRGLAVNMVDSKHSMNILNRIQEHFNKKIERLDTDDLDEIEKIAN
- the LOC100054938 gene encoding ATP-dependent RNA helicase DDX19B isoform X1: MAGPAGRIRGRALGRFPLALPVGDLSNLHLKEEKTKPDANGAVVKTSANAEKTDEEEKEDRAAQSLLNKLIRSNLVDNTNQVEVLQRDPNSPLYSVKSFEELRLKPQLLQGVYAMGFNRPSKIQENALPLMLAEPPQNLIAQSQSGTGKTAAFVLAMLSQVEPANRYPQCLCLSPTYELALQTGKVIEQMGKFYPELKLAYAVRGNKLERGQKVSEHIVIGTPGTVLDWCSKLKFIDPKKIKVFVLDEADVMIATQGHQDQSIRIQRMLPRNCQMLLFSATFEDSVWKFAQKVVPDPNIIKLKREEETLDTIKQYYVLCNNRDEKFQALCNLYGAITIAQAMIFCHTRKTASWLAAELSKEGHQVALLSGEMMVEQRAAVIERFREGKEKVLVTTNVCARGIDVEQVSVVINFDLPVDKDGNPDNETYLHRIGRTGRFGKRGLAVNMVDSKHSMNILNRIQEHFNKKIERLDTDDLDEIEKIAN
- the LOC100054938 gene encoding ATP-dependent RNA helicase DDX19B isoform X3, producing the protein MGFNRPSKIQENALPLMLAEPPQNLIAQSQSGTGKTAAFVLAMLSQVEPANRYPQCLCLSPTYELALQTGKVIEQMGKFYPELKLAYAVRGNKLERGQKVSEHIVIGTPGTVLDWCSKLKFIDPKKIKVFVLDEADVMIATQGHQDQSIRIQRMLPRNCQMLLFSATFEDSVWKFAQKVVPDPNIIKLKREEETLDTIKQYYVLCNNRDEKFQALCNLYGAITIAQAMIFCHTRKTASWLAAELSKEGHQVALLSGEMMVEQRAAVIERFREGKEKVLVTTNVCARGIDVEQVSVVINFDLPVDKDGNPDNETYLHRIGRTGRFGKRGLAVNMVDSKHSMNILNRIQEHFNKKIERLDTDDLDEIEKIAN
- the LOC100054938 gene encoding ATP-dependent RNA helicase DDX19B isoform X4, with the protein product MLSQVEPANRYPQCLCLSPTYELALQTGKVIEQMGKFYPELKLAYAVRGNKLERGQKVSEHIVIGTPGTVLDWCSKLKFIDPKKIKVFVLDEADVMIATQGHQDQSIRIQRMLPRNCQMLLFSATFEDSVWKFAQKVVPDPNIIKLKREEETLDTIKQYYVLCNNRDEKFQALCNLYGAITIAQAMIFCHTRKTASWLAAELSKEGHQVALLSGEMMVEQRAAVIERFREGKEKVLVTTNVCARGIDVEQVSVVINFDLPVDKDGNPDNETYLHRIGRTGRFGKRGLAVNMVDSKHSMNILNRIQEHFNKKIERLDTDDLDEIEKIAN